A single genomic interval of Hoplias malabaricus isolate fHopMal1 chromosome 7, fHopMal1.hap1, whole genome shotgun sequence harbors:
- the ociad2 gene encoding OCIA domain-containing protein 2: MSTEAPQNAEGEQQVKPKAGWTCPISDKHIHREDVKKVWKECQEESFWYRALPLSAGSMAVTGGLIYSGVWKQSKRFGPVPKLVLAGILGYAIGKASYIGACREKFQKLGPEFSKGFGPGFGPPGFGGHGHRHCHHVCQECQKLEKPEAGAVATPTQT; the protein is encoded by the exons ATGAGCACAGAAGCACCACAGAATGCAGAAGGGGAGCAGCAGGTCAAACCAAAAGCAGGCTGGACG TGTCCCATTTCAGACAAACATATCCACAGAGAGGATGTGAAGAAGGTCTGGAAGGAATGTCAAGAAGAGAGCTTCTGGTACAGAG ctctccctctctctgctggaAGCATGGCAGTAACTGGTGGCTTGATCTACAGTG GTGTTTGGAAACAATCAAAACGCTTTGGACCAGTTCCTAAACTAGTGT TGGCGGGAATTCTAGGTTATGCTATTGGGAAAGCATCCTACATCGGGGCATGTAGAGAAAAGTTTCAGAAACTGGGTCCAGAGTTCAGTAAAGGCTTTGGCCCAGGCTTTGGGCCACCTGGCTTCGGAGGTCATGGGCATAG ACACTGCCATCATGTATGTCAGGAGTGCCAGAAACTAGAAAAACCAGAAGCTGGAGCAGTTGCAACACCCACTCAAACCTGA
- the ociad1 gene encoding OCIA domain-containing protein 1 isoform X2 — MSQTSSGFNSPQRTTQGPLGAAYIPTEDEKRVFRECNRESFWYRSLPLSAIAIAVTQVMVSRGVLSPSPRFGSLPKVAFAGLFGYMGGKLSYMKTCQEKFKNLENSPLGEALRQGNLRHVRPEMKQSEFEDPNSAAPQQPGFEAASQPTEKHSSHPNPYTSPYQEEDGPKKKAVLYEELRSKNRENYEVTLTQKAETLLKPQAEVTAPKKEVQTNKYGDTWEE; from the exons aTGTCGCAAACGTCTTCGGGATTTAACTCCCCACAGCGGACCACGCAG GGTCCTTTAGGGGCAGCATATATTCCCACTGAAGATGAGAAGCGTGTTTTCAGAGAGTGTAATCGTGAGAGCTTCTGGTACCGAT CTTTGCCATTGTCGGCTATAGCCATTGCAGTCACTCAGGTGATGGTCTCCAGAG GTGTTCTGTCCCCATCCCCAAGATTTGGGTCCCTACCAAAAGTTGCCT TTGCTGGCTTGTTCGGGTATATGGGAGGAAAGCTATCTTACATGAAAACTTGTCaagaaaagtttaaaaaccTGGAGAATTCTCCACTTGGAGAGGCGCTCCGGCAAGGAAACCTGCGCCATGTACGCCCCGA AATGAAGCAGTCCGAGTTTGAAGATCCTAATTCGGCAGCTCCTCAGCAGCCAGGGTTTGAGGCAGCAAGTCAGCCCACAGAGAAGCACAGCTCTCACCCAAATCCGTACA CTTCTCCTTACCAAGAAGAAGATGGTCCTAAGAAAAAGGCAGTACTGTATGAGGAGCTGCGCAGTAAAAACAGGGAGAACTATGAAGTTACTCTCACACAGAAGGCAGAAACACTTCTTAAACCACAAGCAGAAGTGACAGCACCAAAGAAAGAAG TTCAAACGAATAAGTATGGTGATACGTGGGAAGAGTAA
- the ociad1 gene encoding OCIA domain-containing protein 1 isoform X1: MSQTSSGFNSPQRTTQGPLGAAYIPTEDEKRVFRECNRESFWYRSLPLSAIAIAVTQVMVSRGVLSPSPRFGSLPKVAFAGLFGYMGGKLSYMKTCQEKFKNLENSPLGEALRQGNLRHVRPEMKQSEFEDPNSAAPQQPGFEAASQPTEKHSSHPNPYSNYSSDYAYSSPSSSYDPAPFSPAPYSSREDIIPQASPYQEEDGPKKKAVLYEELRSKNRENYEVTLTQKAETLLKPQAEVTAPKKEVQTNKYGDTWEE; the protein is encoded by the exons aTGTCGCAAACGTCTTCGGGATTTAACTCCCCACAGCGGACCACGCAG GGTCCTTTAGGGGCAGCATATATTCCCACTGAAGATGAGAAGCGTGTTTTCAGAGAGTGTAATCGTGAGAGCTTCTGGTACCGAT CTTTGCCATTGTCGGCTATAGCCATTGCAGTCACTCAGGTGATGGTCTCCAGAG GTGTTCTGTCCCCATCCCCAAGATTTGGGTCCCTACCAAAAGTTGCCT TTGCTGGCTTGTTCGGGTATATGGGAGGAAAGCTATCTTACATGAAAACTTGTCaagaaaagtttaaaaaccTGGAGAATTCTCCACTTGGAGAGGCGCTCCGGCAAGGAAACCTGCGCCATGTACGCCCCGA AATGAAGCAGTCCGAGTTTGAAGATCCTAATTCGGCAGCTCCTCAGCAGCCAGGGTTTGAGGCAGCAAGTCAGCCCACAGAGAAGCACAGCTCTCACCCAAATCCGTACAGTAATTACTCCAGTGATTATGCATATAGTAGCCCTTCTTCTTCATATGATCCAGCTCCTTTCAGCCCTGCACCATATAGTTCAAGGGAAGACATCATCCCTCAAG CTTCTCCTTACCAAGAAGAAGATGGTCCTAAGAAAAAGGCAGTACTGTATGAGGAGCTGCGCAGTAAAAACAGGGAGAACTATGAAGTTACTCTCACACAGAAGGCAGAAACACTTCTTAAACCACAAGCAGAAGTGACAGCACCAAAGAAAGAAG TTCAAACGAATAAGTATGGTGATACGTGGGAAGAGTAA